The sequence below is a genomic window from Paenibacillus sp. DCT19.
TGTACAACGTAAACAGTCTTGAAACACTTGAAGCAACGGCAGCTGCTTTGCAATAAAAAAACGTGAAGAAGCGAAGCGTTTGCCTGAAAGCTTTCTTAAAGAAAGCCACATCGGAAGCATACGCTATCACAAGATTTTCCCTTTAGAAAAGGGGATCAAAAAATCTGGGGATAACAGTGATCGGAACGTTGTTCTGTCATCGGAGTGGTAAGTGGTAACTCTATATTTGGGAGAGGAGGAAAGATTATGTCTAAACCGTTAGAAGGAAAAAATGCATTGGTTACAGGTGCATCCCGTGGAATTGGGCGCAGTATCGCGCTTGCTCTGGCGGAGGCGGGTGCCAACGTTGCCGTGAACTATGCAGGCAGCCAAGCGGCTGCTGAGGAGGTAGCGGAAGCGATCCGTGCCAAAGGGGTCAAAGCAATTACCGTTCAGGCTAATGTGGGTCTGATGGATGAGGCTGAACAGATGGTCAAAGCCACGCTTGAAGAGTGGGGTAATGTCGATATTCTCGTTAACAATGCGGGAATTACTCGTGATAACCTGATTATGCGTATGAAAGAAGAAGAGTTTGATCAGGTTATTGAGACGAATCTAAAAGGTGTATTTAACTGCCTGAAGGCAGTTACGCGCCCGATGATGAAGCAGCGCTCAGGAAGAATTATTAATATTTCCTCTGTTGTAGGTGTACTTGGTAATGCAGGTCAAGCCAACTATGTTGCTGCTAAAGCAGGCGTGATTGGTTTAACGAAAGCATCTGCTCGTGAACTCGCTTCACGAGGCATCACAGTGAACTGTGTTGCACCAGGTTTCATTGAAACGGATATGACGAAAGAACTGTCCCAGGAATTGGTTGATGGTATGCTAAGTGGTATTCCATTGTCCCGTCTGGGTCAGCCGGATGAAATTGCTGGTGTCGTAACATTCCTGGCATCAGAAGCTTCATCTTATATGACAGGTCAGACACTTCATGTCGATGGTGGCATGTACATGTAATTCTTTCCTGACGTGAACAATAGTCGGGGAACAGGCGCTGGACGATCCGAAATGCCGGAAAAAGGCCGGATTCCCCGGCCGGGAGCCGCATATGTCTTCTATGGCATTTTGCCTGCGATTCTCGTATAATACCAAGGAGGAGGTGAACCGGATGTCCGATGTATTGGAGCGTGTAAAACGCATCGTCGTCGACCGCTTGGGCGCAGACGAAGCTGAAGTTACACTTGAAGCATCTTTCAAAGAAGATTTGGGTGCTGATTCTTTGGATGTAGTGGAATTGGTCATGGAATTGGAAGATGAATTCGATTTGGAAATCTCTGATGAAGATGCAGAAAAAATCACGACCGTAGGTGAAGTTGTAAACTACATACAATCTCATACCTAAAGTCAATTCAGTCCCGCACCTGTTTTCGAACAGGCGGGACTTCTCATCATTCATTGGTTTTTCTCATTCCGCAGGAAGCGTAGGTTAAGTCAGGAATTCATCTTGATTTCTTACGTGTCACCTGCGGATTTTCCACAAAAATACTTGCGTAAAGCAGTCGATATAGAGGTGAGTCGGTTTGAAACAAAGAGTAGTAATTACCGGAATGGGCGTAATGACATCGCTCGGAAAAGATTTAGAGACGTTCTGGGGAAGTTTAATGGCAGGTAAGTCCGGAATCTCTCAGATTGAGGCATTTGATGTAAGTGAATATACTACTCAAATTGCTGCCGAAATCAAGGATTTCAACCCGGAAGAATATATGGATCGTAAGGACGCACGCAAAATGGATCGTTTTGTTCAGTTTGCTGTAGCTGCCGGATTCAAAGCTGTGGAAGACAGCGGCTTGAAAATTGACGAGAACATTGAGGCAGAGCGTTTTGGCGTATCAATCGGATCCGGTATCGGTGGATTGGGTACTTGGGAAGATCAGCATAACGCATTGCTGCAAAAAGGTCCTAAACGTGTTAGCCCTTTCTTCATCCCAATGATGATTTCGAATATGGCTTCTGGTCAAATGTCGATCTCTCTTGGTGCAAAAGGACCGAACATTAACGTAGTAACTGCTTGTGCTACAGGAACACACTCCATTGGAGATTCCTTCAAGTTGATTGCTAACGGTGATGCAGATGCAATGATCTGCGGAGGAGCTGAAGCAACGATCCGCCCAACTGGACTTGCTGGTTTCTGTGCAATGCGTGCGATGTCTACACGTAATGATGATCCAGCTCATTCTAGCCGTCCGTTTGATACGGGACGTGATGGATTCGTTATGGGTGAGGGTGCAGGTATTCTGATTTTGGAATCACTGGAACACGCTCAAAAACGTGGTGCACGTATCTATGGTGAAGTCATTGGTTACGGATTGACTGGGGATGCACATCACATGACAGAACCAGATCCAGATGGAGCAGCTCGTTGTATGAAGATGGCACTTCGCAATGCAGGTATTGAACCTGAAGAAGTGGACTACATCAATGCACACGGAACATCCACACCTGTAGGTGACCGCTCAGAGACGCTGGCAATCAAGAAAGCGTTTGGAGATCATGCGTACAAGTTGGCTGTGAGTTCCACTAAATCGATGACTGGTCATATGCTCGGGGCTGCTGGTGGGGTTGAAGCAGTAATCTGTGGATTGTCTTTGACACATCAGACACTTGCTCCAACGATCAATCTGGAGAACCAAGATCCAGAATGTGACCTTGACTATGTACCAAATGTTCCACGTCAAACGAAGGTTAATATTGCAATGTCCAATTCATTTGGATTCGGCGGTCACAATGCCACCATTATTCTCAAAAAATTTGAAGCATAAGGGGCTAGTTCAATTTGAGTGAAGATCTGAAGCAATTACAGCACAAACTTCAAATCAAATTTGACAACAGGCAGCTTTTAAAACAAGCGTTTACCCATGCTTCGTATGTAAACGAACACCGGTTCAGTCAACATCAGGATAACGAACGTTTGGAGTTTCTAGGCGATGCGGTATTGGAGTTGACTGTTTCGGAATACTTGTATCATTTGTATCCTAACCGTCCGGAAGGTGAACTAACGAAGCTGCGGGCATCTATTGTCTGTGAACCTTCCCTTGTCAAATTTGCTGAAGCATTGGGTTTTGGACAGTATGTACTTCTTGGAAAAGGTGAGGAACTGACTGGAGGACGGACGCGGCCAGCGCTGCTAGCTGATGTGTTTGAATCCTTCATAGGTGCATTATATCTGGATCAGGGACTGGAACCGGTTAGGGCGTTTCTGGATCAGCATGTATTTCCGTTAATCGTTCTGGGCGGCAAGCTGCAAATGAGCGATTACAAAACGGAGTTGCAGGAACTCACACAGCATCACAACATGGGATCTTTGGAATATCGAATTGTTGAAGAACGGGGTCCTGCCCATGAAAGGGAGTTTGTCTCCGAGGTCCATATGGGTCAAGAACGGCTTGGCAGAGGTACAGGACGTTCCAAAAAAGAAGCTGAACAGCAGGCTGCATCAGCAGCGCTGGAACGATTGAAGCTTCCGGAAGCCTGAGGCTTTACCGATAGCGCATAGACAAACGAAGAGCAAAGAGCAGCCCCGCGGGTCCGCCCCGGCGGAATGATTAGCCGGACTGCTTTTTGCTCTTTTTTTTGTAAAGAGAGGTTAGGGTACTCCTAATTCAATCATATGCGCTGCAACAACTGAAATTTGCAAGAGGAGGTGACGGGAAGCCCTATGTTTCTTAAACGTATTGAACTGGGTGGATTCAAGTCATTCGCCGACAAAACAGAGATGGAATTTGTTCGTGGCATAACCGCGGTTGTGGGTCCGAACGGTAGTGGAAAAAGTAATATATCTGACGGAATTCGCTGGGTATTGGGGGAGCAAAGCGCCAAATCACTACGTGGTGGCAAAATGGAAGATATTATTTTTGCTGGTAGTGACGCGCGAAAAGCCGTCAATTATGGTGAAGTTTCTTTAACGCTCGATAACGAGGATCATGCGCTTGCCTTAGATTTTGGTGAGGTGACCGTGACACGTCGTGTACACCGTAGCGGAGATAGTGAATATTTTATTAACAAGCAATCATGCCGTTTGAAAGATATTACAGAATTGTTTATGGATACAGGGATCGGTAAAGAAGCCTACTCGATTATTGGACAGGGACGAATTGAAGAGATTTTGAGCACCCGGTCAGAAGACCGCAGGGGGATCTTCGAAGAGGCTTCTGGTATCGTCAAATATAAATCTCGTAAACGGGATGCTACACGAAAGCTGGATGAAACAGAGCAAAATTTGCTGCGGATTCATGACCTCGTTACTGAACTAGAAGATCAGATTGGCCCGCTCAGAGAACAGTCGGAGAAGGCAATTCACTATAAGGAATTACGGAGTCAGTTGAAATCTCAAGAAATTTCGATGTATGTGTATCAGATTGAACAAATCCATGCTTCCTGGAGCAAGGCTAATGAACGTTTACAATCGTTAAAACAGGAAGAGGTTGGTCTCTCTGCAATTGTCTCCACACATGATGCAAAGCTAGAGAGCGATCGTAATGCGTTACGTACGCTCGAAGCTGAGACGGAGCGACTGCAATCGGAGCTCCTGCAATTCAGTGAAGCAACCGAGAAGAGTGAAGGGCACAGAGAATTATTGAAAGAACGAGCTCGCAATCTGCAAACGAACCATGAGCAATTGACCGTGACCGTTGCAGCCAGTGAAGAAAAGCACCGCGAGCGTGAGGCTGAGTTGCTCTCCCTTCGTGAGAAGTTCGCTAAGCTGGAGAAAGAACTTACGGAAGTGAGAAACAGCCTGTCCGAGGAAGAGGCTAAGCTCATTGGGGTGACTGGAGGTATCAGTCAACAACAAGAGGAGAGTCTCAAAGGTAATTTGCTCGAATTAATGAATCAGATGGCACAGACACGGAACGAAATTCGTTATGTGGATCAGCAAAAAGAAACGCTGGAGCGACGTATGAGTCGTGCATCCGAGGAGTCGGGCAAATGGGAAGAGCAAAAGGAAACGTTAGAGCAGCGGAAGGCGGAAATTGAGAAAAAGGTTGCTCGTCTGGGCAAGGAAATTAGTGAACTCCGCGGGGATACATTACCGAGAGTGAACGACTTCAGTCCTTGCAGAAGCTGCTGGAAGAGAGTCGCGGAACCGTGCGGAAATGGGAGCAGAAGCGTGAAGCTCAAGTTTCCAGACGTGATACGATGAAAGAAATGCAGGATGATTTTGATGGCTTCATGCTTGGTGTTAAAGAAGTCCTGAAGGCGTCCCGTAAAGGTACACTGAGCGGGGTTCATGGTGCGGTAGCTGAGCTGATCAAAGTACCTGAGAAGATTGAACTTGCGGTAGAGACGGCGATGGGTGCGTCTGTGCAACATATCGTCATGGAGAACGAATCGGTCTCCAGACAGGCGATATCTTTTCTGAAGCAACGTCAACTAGGTAGAGCTACATTCCTGCCGCTGGATGTCATTCGTCCACGTACAATTGGTGCTAATGAGCGCTCGATGATTGAAGGTATGGATGGATTTGTTGGTATTGGTGCCGATCTGGTTCAATATGACTCTACGTATGCTTCGATTATCGGTAGCTTGCTTGGTAATGTCATCATTGCAGAAACGTTGGAGGTAGCCAACAAAATTGCTGCACGGTGTCAATATCGCTTCCGGGTAGTAACCCTTGAAGGCGATGTGGTTAACGCAGGTGGTTCCATGACAGGCGGAAGCCAGCACAAGAAAAACGGCAGTCTGCTCAGCCGTAAACGGCAATTGGATCAGTTGGACCAAGACATTGTGGATACCGAAAACCAAATCGTCAAATTGCATTGCAGTGTGGACGATGTGAAAGCTCAGTTGGAGCAGTGCCAGGACAAGCTGGATGAGCTGCGACAGTCTGGTGATGATACGCGTAATGCGGAACAGCAGGCATCGATGGAAATGAAGCAGGTTGAGCATGAGCTTCGTCACGTACTGGAGCAGGTTGCTGTAGCCGGTCAAGAGAAGAGTGGATTCAAAGAAGAGATTCAAGAGATGGATAATGCTCGTGCGGTCGCTGTCCAAAAGCTTGCTCAGCTTGAAGAGGAAGAGAAGGCAACGCATCGTGCTATCCACGCTGCTGAATTCGCGCGTAAGGCCAATGAATCAGCCAAAGAGGAATTGCAGAGCCAATTGACAGAACTGAAAGTGCGGGAAGGTAAGCTGGATCAAGAGCGTTATTCCAATGAAGAGCAGCTACGCCGTTTGGAACGAGAAGTCGAGTCACTTGTGAAGGAACTTCGTCAGAATCGTACCTTGCTTGCCTCGATGGAAGCGGATCTGAAGAAAACACAACTTGAGAGCGTTACGCAGATTGAGAATCTGAACGAGTACAAGATGAAGAAAGCAGAAGCTTCTCAGGAGCTTGATTTCAAGCGTGCTGCTCGAAGTCAATTGTCGAAGAAGCTAGAGCTTGCGGAAAGTGAAACAAAGGAACAGCGCACACAGCTCAAAGCAGTGGAAGAGCAGATGCGTCAGACCGAGATTTCCGTGAACAGGCTTGATGTTGAGCTCGAAAATATTTTGCGTAAATTGACCGATGAATATGAGCTCGGATATGAGCTAGCTAAAGAGCGTTATCCTGTACCAGAGGATGTAGAAAGCACACAGGCTGAGGTACAGAAGCTCAAACGAAGTATATCTGCGCTTGGTGAGGTCAATCTGGGAGCGATTGAAGAATTCCAGCGTGTCAATGAACGTTATGAATTCCTCAGTGAACAGAAGAATGACCTGGTCGAGGCCAAAACAACCTTGTATCAAGTTATCCGTGAGATGGAAGACGAGATGGCTAAGCGTTTCAAATCAACGTTTGATGCGATTCGCCGTGAATTCGGCACCGTATTCTCCAAATTATTTGGTGGTGGACGCGCGGATCTCGTCCTAATGGATCCTGAGC
It includes:
- the fabG gene encoding 3-oxoacyl-[acyl-carrier-protein] reductase, whose protein sequence is MSKPLEGKNALVTGASRGIGRSIALALAEAGANVAVNYAGSQAAAEEVAEAIRAKGVKAITVQANVGLMDEAEQMVKATLEEWGNVDILVNNAGITRDNLIMRMKEEEFDQVIETNLKGVFNCLKAVTRPMMKQRSGRIINISSVVGVLGNAGQANYVAAKAGVIGLTKASARELASRGITVNCVAPGFIETDMTKELSQELVDGMLSGIPLSRLGQPDEIAGVVTFLASEASSYMTGQTLHVDGGMYM
- the acpP gene encoding acyl carrier protein, translated to MSDVLERVKRIVVDRLGADEAEVTLEASFKEDLGADSLDVVELVMELEDEFDLEISDEDAEKITTVGEVVNYIQSHT
- the fabF gene encoding beta-ketoacyl-ACP synthase II, with protein sequence MKQRVVITGMGVMTSLGKDLETFWGSLMAGKSGISQIEAFDVSEYTTQIAAEIKDFNPEEYMDRKDARKMDRFVQFAVAAGFKAVEDSGLKIDENIEAERFGVSIGSGIGGLGTWEDQHNALLQKGPKRVSPFFIPMMISNMASGQMSISLGAKGPNINVVTACATGTHSIGDSFKLIANGDADAMICGGAEATIRPTGLAGFCAMRAMSTRNDDPAHSSRPFDTGRDGFVMGEGAGILILESLEHAQKRGARIYGEVIGYGLTGDAHHMTEPDPDGAARCMKMALRNAGIEPEEVDYINAHGTSTPVGDRSETLAIKKAFGDHAYKLAVSSTKSMTGHMLGAAGGVEAVICGLSLTHQTLAPTINLENQDPECDLDYVPNVPRQTKVNIAMSNSFGFGGHNATIILKKFEA
- the rnc gene encoding ribonuclease III, which codes for MSEDLKQLQHKLQIKFDNRQLLKQAFTHASYVNEHRFSQHQDNERLEFLGDAVLELTVSEYLYHLYPNRPEGELTKLRASIVCEPSLVKFAEALGFGQYVLLGKGEELTGGRTRPALLADVFESFIGALYLDQGLEPVRAFLDQHVFPLIVLGGKLQMSDYKTELQELTQHHNMGSLEYRIVEERGPAHEREFVSEVHMGQERLGRGTGRSKKEAEQQAASAALERLKLPEA